A region from the Stygiolobus caldivivus genome encodes:
- a CDS encoding MFS transporter, whose protein sequence is MVERSFLFLLASRVARSIALVYVSLSIPLYLSLLGLSAVNVGLVVFGVVSFYSLLSLGLGLLGDRYGYKKSLIIGDFLPLVGITALSITSNIQYVIPLLIITGIGGGAAGGLRGMWSPGISALVASNWKQEKERVKKLGYLSSGASSASIIGSLLLSIQPLLHQQPVDEYRALFRVAAVLMAISVISIFFVEEAKRPKKTTKVMGKKSFTYLIRVIASNTITGAGIGLAVPLLPLWFKLAYHATESEIGIVFTLSYLLTSVGSFLASRIRGNTLFIASLTRLLNGVFLIAMALSPFFVLSAAFYAIRGFNAGIGAPNRTAINVRGISAEDYGAATSIQGVSTRLAQLSSGASGYLMELWLPMPEILGGVLQIAGGYIYYALLSKVKSE, encoded by the coding sequence ATGGTTGAGAGATCTTTTTTATTCCTCCTTGCTTCTAGAGTGGCGAGAAGTATAGCATTGGTATATGTAAGCCTTTCGATCCCCCTTTACCTCTCATTACTCGGGCTCTCAGCGGTGAACGTGGGGCTGGTAGTCTTCGGTGTAGTGTCCTTCTACTCCCTATTGTCACTAGGGCTGGGGCTTTTGGGAGACAGATACGGTTATAAAAAGTCCCTTATCATAGGCGATTTTTTGCCCCTTGTAGGTATAACAGCTCTCTCTATTACCTCAAACATACAGTACGTCATCCCCCTACTCATAATCACCGGTATAGGCGGTGGTGCAGCAGGCGGGCTCAGGGGTATGTGGTCACCTGGTATCTCAGCCCTAGTTGCCTCTAACTGGAAGCAGGAGAAGGAAAGGGTGAAAAAGCTCGGTTACCTGAGTTCAGGTGCAAGTAGTGCGAGCATAATAGGTAGTCTACTGCTTTCAATTCAACCCCTCTTACACCAACAGCCAGTAGACGAGTATAGGGCCCTGTTCAGGGTCGCGGCTGTGTTAATGGCGATATCAGTCATAAGCATATTTTTTGTAGAAGAGGCGAAAAGGCCCAAGAAGACCACCAAAGTAATGGGCAAGAAGAGCTTTACCTATCTCATAAGGGTAATTGCCTCTAATACTATTACCGGGGCTGGGATCGGACTGGCAGTACCCCTATTACCTCTCTGGTTTAAATTAGCTTACCACGCTACCGAGTCGGAAATAGGGATAGTATTTACTCTTTCCTACCTGCTCACGTCGGTCGGTTCATTCTTGGCATCGAGGATCAGGGGTAATACCTTATTTATAGCTTCATTGACGAGGTTACTAAACGGAGTCTTCTTAATAGCCATGGCACTATCACCTTTCTTTGTCCTCTCAGCAGCTTTTTATGCAATCAGAGGGTTTAATGCGGGTATAGGTGCACCTAATAGGACTGCGATAAACGTAAGGGGGATATCTGCTGAAGACTACGGTGCAGCAACCAGCATACAAGGTGTGTCTACCAGGTTAGCCCAACTCAGTAGTGGGGCCAGCGGGTACTTAATGGAGTTGTGGTTGCCGATGCCCGAGATCTTAGGTGGAGTACTGCAAATTGCAGGTGGATATATTTACTACGCCTTGTTAAGCAAGGTCAAAAGCGAGTAA
- a CDS encoding ArsR/SmtB family transcription factor → MESQNGDIFDAISHEIRRRIIQLVAERPRTFSELQRELELESAALAFHIKKLNGLIMKDEQGYYKLTQLGMKAYNVIQQIHSEEVRDSLPPRTQGSNDNETKKASLPFFSKLFDWLKDIDIITDLPMNFSINVSGVNLKKVYDGPLSFLPNLEVSVDGGKVEIDQGDPHAEIRCIDENGFKIQTINNELKIDLDGCSAIISYPPLSSFKGRVDGGAIIINNSVSDLSLTVDGGAIHAEVNNVVNSRIEVDGGAVQSKLEYVKEGTLYVGVDGGAGKIHIDMPREVGIIFCTDVNGGVIKGCKNIPKERNIKATISVNGGAVRVTTGQKR, encoded by the coding sequence ATGGAGTCGCAAAACGGAGACATATTCGATGCAATATCCCATGAAATCAGGAGAAGAATAATCCAGCTGGTGGCTGAAAGGCCTAGGACTTTTTCGGAACTGCAAAGGGAATTGGAACTCGAAAGTGCTGCATTGGCTTTCCACATTAAGAAGCTAAACGGGCTTATCATGAAGGACGAGCAGGGATACTATAAGCTGACACAGTTAGGGATGAAAGCATACAACGTGATCCAACAGATCCACAGCGAAGAGGTTAGGGACAGCTTACCTCCCCGTACACAAGGGAGTAACGATAACGAGACTAAAAAGGCATCTCTGCCTTTCTTTTCCAAGTTATTTGACTGGCTTAAAGACATCGATATTATTACTGATTTGCCCATGAACTTTTCCATAAATGTCTCAGGAGTAAACCTCAAGAAAGTATATGATGGCCCTTTGTCGTTCTTACCTAACTTGGAGGTCTCTGTAGATGGAGGGAAGGTCGAAATCGATCAGGGCGACCCTCACGCCGAGATTAGATGTATAGATGAAAATGGGTTTAAAATACAGACTATAAATAATGAGTTGAAGATAGACCTTGACGGGTGCAGTGCAATAATATCTTACCCTCCTTTAAGTTCCTTTAAGGGCAGAGTGGACGGTGGGGCAATCATAATAAACAACTCTGTGTCTGACTTATCACTCACTGTTGATGGAGGGGCTATACACGCCGAGGTTAATAACGTAGTCAACTCGAGGATCGAGGTGGACGGAGGGGCGGTACAGTCTAAACTAGAGTACGTTAAGGAAGGAACCCTTTATGTGGGGGTAGACGGGGGAGCTGGGAAGATACATATAGATATGCCTCGTGAGGTCGGGATAATCTTTTGCACGGACGTTAACGGAGGGGTAATTAAGGGGTGCAAGAACATTCCTAAAGAAAGAAATATTAAGGCTACTATATCCGTTAACGGTGGAGCCGTTAGAGTGACCACGGGCCAAAAGAGATAA
- a CDS encoding PQQ-binding-like beta-propeller repeat protein, whose translation MIGKKLFSIFLVLSLILGFGLVISILSGQLQFSMSSPVAITREYISYNGTYFPYTLKVVYYPGNSTDANMGFPSTWGVTNSQQDHNAVVPTTCTALVTGVSWELPAAQIAGGVSIPLSTPPSQLPAANVMGERTALVMLTQMVGQPLGVSLADNELFVEMDSVPGSIFAVNPVTGNIIWYATGLASYAMNNPIVWNGIVYVTVGDVGFNFANFVHYERGQYDLIHRGMGYGAIYAFNASNGVLLWMRFTMGEAMPAPAVYNGILAYTTGGGCFVGVNATTGQVLWMDDFKGLFASMSSVNYYVMPNGTPMFVGGFTSLGAPYGLIIAVNGINGAELWNATLPAPNKPFNTGMGDVPVAVSQTYGIVVQSTVANAEPNGTVDTMLLAINATNGKVIWATNLGRGYTPPAFKGGIPLIINNTVYVGIPSLGSEAAVNLFTGQIEWETRLPDLGIPPKYPGGPRGSPTYYRGLLWVAAGGDIYVLNPHNGRILAAYNVGGRFGIVNPVIAGNTMFLANSYGWVIALPLSEVFASYQSY comes from the coding sequence ATGATAGGCAAGAAACTGTTCTCTATTTTCCTGGTTTTAAGTCTAATATTAGGATTCGGCTTAGTGATCTCCATACTCAGCGGTCAACTACAGTTTTCTATGTCATCTCCGGTAGCAATAACTAGGGAATACATCAGCTATAATGGGACGTATTTCCCTTACACGCTAAAAGTAGTCTATTACCCCGGTAACTCCACAGACGCGAATATGGGGTTTCCCTCTACATGGGGTGTTACAAACTCCCAACAAGACCACAATGCCGTAGTACCTACCACATGCACAGCACTGGTCACGGGAGTATCGTGGGAACTACCCGCTGCACAGATAGCCGGAGGTGTTTCAATACCTCTATCAACTCCGCCTTCGCAATTACCTGCGGCTAACGTAATGGGTGAAAGAACTGCCTTAGTCATGCTTACGCAGATGGTCGGACAGCCCTTAGGAGTGTCCTTAGCAGATAATGAACTCTTCGTAGAGATGGACAGCGTTCCGGGTAGCATATTTGCAGTAAACCCAGTTACGGGTAACATTATATGGTATGCTACTGGCTTAGCGAGCTACGCTATGAATAACCCAATAGTGTGGAACGGAATCGTATATGTAACTGTAGGTGATGTGGGGTTCAACTTCGCTAATTTCGTCCACTACGAAAGGGGGCAATATGACCTGATACACAGAGGTATGGGATACGGGGCGATCTACGCCTTTAACGCGTCAAACGGTGTGTTATTATGGATGAGGTTTACCATGGGTGAGGCAATGCCGGCACCCGCTGTGTATAACGGTATTTTAGCCTACACGACAGGTGGAGGATGTTTCGTCGGGGTTAACGCTACTACCGGACAAGTGTTATGGATGGACGACTTTAAGGGGCTGTTTGCGAGTATGAGTAGTGTAAACTACTACGTAATGCCTAACGGGACTCCTATGTTCGTAGGGGGATTTACGTCTTTAGGTGCTCCTTACGGGCTTATAATAGCGGTGAACGGGATTAATGGTGCCGAATTATGGAACGCTACGCTACCTGCCCCTAACAAGCCTTTTAACACCGGTATGGGAGACGTACCGGTTGCAGTGTCTCAGACTTACGGGATAGTAGTGCAGAGCACTGTGGCTAATGCAGAGCCCAACGGTACGGTTGACACTATGTTATTAGCTATAAACGCTACTAACGGGAAAGTCATTTGGGCTACTAACTTGGGTAGGGGGTATACTCCCCCAGCATTTAAGGGCGGAATCCCATTAATTATCAATAACACAGTCTATGTAGGGATACCGTCTCTGGGTAGTGAAGCTGCGGTTAACTTATTTACGGGGCAAATAGAGTGGGAGACCAGATTACCTGATTTAGGGATACCTCCTAAGTACCCAGGCGGACCTAGAGGGAGTCCAACTTATTATCGCGGGCTGTTATGGGTAGCGGCGGGAGGAGATATCTACGTGTTGAACCCGCATAACGGTCGCATATTAGCGGCTTATAATGTAGGAGGGAGGTTTGGTATAGTAAACCCCGTTATAGCTGGGAACACGATGTTCCTCGCAAACAGTTACGGTTGGGTCATAGCACTGCCTTTAAGTGAAGTATTTGCGTCATATCAAAGCTATTAA